In the Aromatoleum bremense genome, one interval contains:
- a CDS encoding PP0621 family protein, producing the protein MRNLLIFILVLVVIWWVRRALSKPGGGDARSAGGRRAGPKNAPEPMLACDQCGVHVPESEGVRDGDAFFCCEEHRRLGVRR; encoded by the coding sequence GTGCGAAACCTGCTCATCTTCATTCTCGTCCTCGTCGTCATCTGGTGGGTGCGCCGCGCGTTGAGCAAGCCCGGTGGAGGCGATGCGCGCTCGGCCGGCGGCCGGCGGGCCGGGCCGAAGAACGCGCCGGAACCGATGCTCGCGTGCGACCAGTGCGGCGTGCATGTGCCGGAGAGCGAAGGCGTGCGCGACGGCGACGCGTTTTTCTGCTGCGAGGAACACCGGCGCCTCGGCGTGCGGCGCTGA
- a CDS encoding sensor histidine kinase — MPVAAFPDPDLDPSRWVPLRYLNFFRLVIAGLFLVAGSELQLGHEAPKILVAVAFAYIAAVLTLGFPDAARRIGLDRLIMLQVVIDIAVLATIMWASGGYRSGIPVLMMVILAGAGLVAQGRAVLFFASLATVVVLAENSWRFFSGRSPADFLQVGFVCIGFFGIAIVARLLALRAKANESLATLRGEALVKQQAVNERIIRDMQDGVLVLGADGRVRQANPSAALLLGVDSLEGRLLAELDESFSDFRVRCASADGALQRMRASGKLLRCRAVGAGEDGEGGGGEGATLVYLTDFEEILQRMQQMKLAALGRLTASMAHEIRNPLSAVMQAAELLTEEKRADVQVRLVRIINDNARRIERMVRDVLALGRREEALPEALVLAPFVAGVIDESTLGGGAERDVFRVEIPARATLGIDRAHLHQILDNLVANARRYCSGQPGAVRVFAVDAGGRTALHVLDDGPGIGASERLRVFEPFFTTHPKGTGLGLYIARELAEANGATLELADNAPGAHFVLTGRTQP, encoded by the coding sequence ATGCCTGTGGCGGCATTCCCCGATCCCGATCTGGACCCGTCGCGCTGGGTTCCGCTGCGCTACCTGAACTTTTTCCGGCTCGTCATCGCCGGGCTGTTCCTCGTCGCCGGCAGCGAGCTGCAGCTCGGCCATGAAGCGCCGAAAATCCTCGTCGCGGTCGCGTTCGCCTATATCGCCGCGGTCCTGACGCTGGGGTTCCCGGACGCTGCGCGGCGCATCGGCCTGGACCGGCTGATCATGCTGCAGGTCGTCATCGACATCGCCGTGCTCGCGACGATCATGTGGGCGAGCGGCGGCTACCGCAGCGGCATCCCGGTGCTGATGATGGTGATCCTCGCCGGCGCCGGGCTGGTCGCCCAGGGGCGGGCAGTGCTGTTCTTCGCCTCACTCGCGACCGTCGTCGTGCTCGCCGAGAACAGCTGGCGGTTCTTCAGCGGACGCTCCCCGGCGGATTTCCTGCAGGTCGGCTTCGTCTGCATCGGGTTCTTCGGCATTGCGATCGTCGCGCGCCTGCTCGCGCTGCGCGCCAAGGCCAACGAATCGCTCGCGACGCTGCGCGGCGAAGCGCTGGTGAAGCAGCAGGCCGTCAATGAACGCATCATCCGCGACATGCAGGACGGCGTATTGGTGCTCGGCGCCGACGGCCGGGTGCGCCAGGCCAACCCGAGCGCCGCGCTGCTGCTCGGCGTCGATTCGCTCGAAGGCCGGCTGCTCGCCGAACTCGACGAGAGCTTTTCCGATTTCCGCGTCCGCTGCGCGAGCGCAGACGGCGCGCTGCAGCGGATGCGCGCGTCCGGCAAGTTGCTGCGCTGCCGCGCCGTCGGCGCCGGGGAAGATGGCGAAGGCGGCGGAGGCGAAGGCGCCACGCTGGTCTATCTGACCGATTTCGAAGAGATCCTGCAGCGCATGCAGCAGATGAAGCTCGCCGCGCTGGGGCGCCTGACGGCGAGCATGGCGCACGAGATCCGCAACCCGCTGTCCGCGGTGATGCAGGCGGCCGAGCTGCTGACCGAGGAAAAGCGCGCCGACGTCCAGGTCCGGCTGGTGCGCATCATCAACGACAATGCGCGACGCATCGAGCGCATGGTGCGCGACGTGCTGGCGCTCGGCCGGCGCGAGGAAGCGCTGCCCGAGGCGCTCGTCCTTGCGCCTTTCGTCGCCGGCGTGATCGACGAATCGACGCTCGGCGGCGGTGCGGAACGGGACGTTTTCCGCGTCGAAATCCCGGCGCGGGCGACGCTCGGCATCGACCGCGCGCATCTGCACCAGATCCTCGACAACCTCGTCGCGAACGCGCGGCGCTATTGCTCCGGCCAGCCCGGCGCGGTGCGCGTGTTCGCCGTCGACGCGGGCGGGCGTACCGCGCTCCACGTGCTCGACGACGGACCCGGTATCGGCGCCAGTGAGCGGCTGCGCGTCTTCGAACCCTTTTTCACGACGCATCCGAAAGGCACCGGCCTCGGGCTCTATATCGCGCGCGAACTCGCCGAAGCCAACGGCGCGACGCTCGAGCTGGCGGACAACGCCCCCGGCGCCCACTTCGTGCTCACTGGACGTACCCAGCCATGA
- a CDS encoding sigma-54-dependent transcriptional regulator: MNYPERRQRPRTDVLVVDDEEDIREVLELSLMRMGLGCDTAGTIADARRLLGDRAYRLCLTDMRLPDGDGIELVAHIQAHQPGLPVAVVTAYGSIETAIRALKAGAFDFVTKPVELKALRELVSHALRLDAPATAAPAASGRSLIGRSAALAHLRVQVEKLARNQAPVFIHGESGTGKEVTACLIHELGPRVAGPFVPVNCGAISPELMESEFFGHRKGSFTGAVSDKDGLFQAARGGTLFLDEVADLPLAMQVKLLRAIQERAVRPVGAHAEESVDVRILSASHRDLAQLVAAGKFRQDLYFRINVITLRVPPLRERPEDIPELAAHILARLAEREGGAPRRLSADAAAELRQHAFPGNVRELENLLERACALCDGDEIGVEDVKLHATTGIGQPLRFDFGDHPDDEHAGDGDDERLRVLRMLDETRWNRSEAARRLGMTLRKLRYQLQKWGME, encoded by the coding sequence ATGAACTACCCCGAACGACGCCAACGCCCCCGCACCGACGTCCTCGTCGTCGACGACGAGGAAGACATCCGCGAAGTGCTCGAACTGTCGCTGATGCGCATGGGCCTCGGGTGCGACACCGCCGGCACGATCGCCGATGCGCGCCGGTTGCTCGGCGACCGGGCTTATCGGCTGTGTCTCACCGACATGCGCCTGCCCGATGGCGACGGCATCGAGCTCGTCGCCCACATCCAGGCCCACCAGCCCGGCCTGCCGGTCGCCGTCGTGACCGCCTACGGCAGCATCGAAACTGCGATTCGCGCGCTCAAGGCCGGCGCTTTCGACTTCGTCACCAAGCCCGTCGAGCTGAAGGCGCTGCGCGAACTCGTGAGTCATGCGCTCAGGCTCGACGCGCCGGCCACCGCCGCGCCGGCCGCGAGCGGCCGCAGTCTGATCGGGCGCTCGGCGGCGCTCGCGCATTTGCGCGTCCAGGTCGAAAAGCTCGCCCGCAACCAGGCTCCGGTGTTCATCCACGGCGAATCCGGCACCGGCAAGGAAGTCACCGCGTGCCTGATCCACGAGCTCGGCCCGCGCGTCGCCGGACCGTTCGTGCCGGTCAACTGCGGCGCGATCTCGCCGGAGCTGATGGAAAGCGAGTTCTTCGGCCATCGCAAAGGCAGCTTCACCGGCGCGGTGTCGGACAAGGACGGCCTGTTCCAGGCGGCGCGCGGCGGTACGCTGTTCCTCGACGAAGTCGCCGATCTGCCGCTGGCGATGCAGGTGAAGCTTTTGCGCGCGATCCAGGAGCGCGCGGTGCGCCCGGTCGGCGCGCACGCCGAAGAGTCGGTCGATGTGCGCATCCTGTCGGCGTCGCATCGCGACCTCGCGCAGCTCGTCGCCGCAGGCAAGTTCCGCCAGGATCTGTACTTCCGCATCAACGTCATCACGCTGCGCGTGCCGCCGCTGCGCGAACGCCCGGAAGATATCCCGGAGCTTGCCGCGCACATCCTCGCCCGGCTCGCCGAGCGCGAAGGCGGCGCGCCCCGCCGTCTGAGCGCGGATGCGGCCGCCGAACTGCGCCAGCACGCTTTCCCCGGCAACGTGCGGGAGCTCGAAAATCTTCTCGAACGCGCCTGCGCGTTGTGCGACGGCGACGAGATCGGCGTCGAGGACGTCAAGCTGCACGCGACGACAGGCATCGGTCAGCCGCTGCGCTTCGACTTTGGCGACCACCCCGATGACGAGCACGCCGGCGACGGCGACGACGAGCGCCTGCGCGTGCTGCGCATGCTCGACGAGACCCGCTGGAACCGCTCGGAGGCCGCACGCCGGCTCGGCATGACGCTGCGGAAGCTGCGTTACCAGCTGCAGAAATGGGGAATGGAGTAA
- a CDS encoding DUF3014 domain-containing protein: MNASKSWGLAAVITLVAVAGYFALRGAGSQPDPQVAVEEPSAPAPLTAEPSIRYPIEAAIDPAAEVPDAGPLPALDESDAAIGASLDALLAGGARPDLLLLQDVIRRIVVTVDNLPRERFARRLSPVKSVEGRLLVSGDGDELVISADNRERYAPYVTLAEAVDIRYLAALYARFYPLFQQAYQELGYPQGYFNDRLVAVLDHLLATPEPAGPLRVVQPKVLYQFADPELERLSAGQKILVRMGPDNAARVKARLRELRRRVAGGVGAP, translated from the coding sequence ATGAACGCATCGAAAAGCTGGGGGCTTGCCGCGGTGATCACGCTCGTCGCCGTGGCCGGGTATTTCGCCCTGCGGGGAGCAGGCTCGCAGCCCGATCCGCAGGTCGCGGTCGAAGAGCCGTCCGCGCCCGCGCCGCTCACCGCCGAGCCGTCGATCCGCTACCCGATCGAGGCCGCCATCGACCCGGCCGCTGAGGTGCCCGACGCCGGGCCGCTGCCGGCACTGGACGAAAGCGACGCAGCCATCGGCGCCTCGCTCGACGCGCTTCTTGCCGGAGGCGCCCGGCCGGACCTGCTGCTGCTCCAGGACGTCATCCGCCGCATCGTCGTCACCGTCGACAACCTCCCCCGCGAGCGCTTCGCGCGGCGCCTGTCGCCGGTGAAATCGGTCGAGGGCAGACTGCTCGTGAGCGGAGACGGCGACGAGCTGGTGATCAGCGCAGACAACCGGGAGCGCTACGCGCCCTACGTGACGCTGGCCGAAGCCGTCGACATCCGCTATCTCGCGGCGCTCTACGCGCGCTTCTATCCGCTTTTCCAGCAGGCGTACCAGGAACTCGGCTATCCGCAGGGGTATTTCAACGACCGCCTCGTCGCAGTCCTCGACCACCTGCTCGCGACGCCCGAACCCGCCGGGCCGCTGCGCGTCGTCCAGCCGAAGGTGCTCTACCAGTTCGCCGACCCCGAACTCGAACGGCTGTCGGCCGGGCAGAAGATCCTGGTGCGCATGGGGCCGGACAATGCGGCGCGGGTCAAGGCGCGGCTGCGGGAATTGCGGCGGCGGGTCGCGGGAGGAGTGGGCGCGCCGTGA
- a CDS encoding type II toxin-antitoxin system VapC family toxin, whose amino-acid sequence MRYLLDTHALLWWFTDDPRLSPVAREAIADDANVVLVSAASAWEIATKHRLGKLNEAADAVRRFDELVALDGFQHLPVCHFHALKAGGYPVEHRDPFDRMLAAQSELESVQLITCDPAFALFGTATLW is encoded by the coding sequence ATGAGATATCTGCTCGATACCCACGCTTTGCTTTGGTGGTTCACCGACGACCCGCGACTGTCGCCGGTCGCACGCGAGGCGATCGCGGACGACGCGAATGTGGTCCTCGTCAGCGCAGCAAGCGCATGGGAAATCGCCACCAAACATCGCCTCGGCAAGTTGAACGAAGCGGCCGACGCGGTCCGCCGTTTCGACGAACTGGTTGCGCTCGACGGATTCCAGCATCTACCCGTTTGTCATTTTCACGCCCTCAAAGCGGGCGGCTACCCGGTCGAACACCGCGACCCGTTCGACCGGATGCTCGCGGCACAGAGCGAACTGGAGTCCGTGCAGCTGATTACCTGCGACCCGGCTTTCGCCTTATTCGGCACTGCGACGCTCTGGTAA
- a CDS encoding type II toxin-antitoxin system Phd/YefM family antitoxin — protein sequence MPVVVNVHEAKTHFSRLLEQAHAGQEIILAKAGKPYARLMPLAPATSVRRPGRLAGHIGDEFFEPLPDSELDAWEGR from the coding sequence ATGCCGGTTGTCGTCAACGTCCATGAAGCCAAGACGCACTTTTCCCGATTGCTCGAACAGGCCCACGCGGGGCAGGAGATCATTCTGGCCAAGGCGGGAAAGCCGTATGCGCGGCTGATGCCTCTCGCTCCGGCAACTTCGGTCCGCCGGCCGGGACGCCTTGCGGGGCACATCGGGGACGAATTCTTCGAGCCGCTGCCCGACAGCGAACTCGACGCGTGGGAGGGGCGATGA
- a CDS encoding toxin-antitoxin system TumE family protein gives MQATLVRKTRERYGIGIVEVVIWLVPEPVPPSMHHYKYRLVYVVEGLRVVGYDNERGKGDHRHLGAREEPYRFAGPDELIADFWRDVKGAMP, from the coding sequence ATGCAAGCGACACTCGTCAGGAAGACCAGGGAGCGGTATGGCATCGGCATCGTGGAGGTCGTGATCTGGCTGGTGCCCGAGCCGGTGCCGCCTTCGATGCATCATTACAAATACCGGCTGGTCTATGTCGTCGAGGGGCTGCGTGTCGTGGGCTACGACAACGAGCGCGGCAAGGGCGACCACCGTCACTTGGGCGCGCGTGAGGAGCCCTACCGTTTCGCCGGTCCGGACGAGCTGATCGCTGATTTCTGGCGCGACGTGAAAGGAGCCATGCCATGA
- a CDS encoding class I SAM-dependent methyltransferase — translation MKVLLHVGCGSFDIRHLPAYFQDGSWDELRYDINEAVEPDLIGTLQDMSMIEDGTIDAIYSSHNIEHVWSFEVPQVLAEFMRVLKPDGFAVVLCPDILSVAQAITKGFLGQTLYMSPAGPISAIDIMYGFQHDIEKGNLFMAHKTAFTAQTLAAALAAGGFAGSAVARDRGFGLYSVATKNAWDEALIKNLIDALHPADEYVLERLRFGCYTPSV, via the coding sequence ATGAAAGTGCTGCTGCATGTGGGCTGCGGTTCGTTCGATATTCGGCATCTGCCGGCTTATTTCCAGGATGGAAGCTGGGACGAGTTGCGCTACGACATCAACGAAGCGGTCGAGCCCGACCTGATCGGGACGCTGCAGGACATGTCGATGATCGAGGACGGCACGATCGACGCGATTTACTCGTCGCACAATATTGAACACGTATGGTCCTTCGAAGTACCTCAGGTGCTGGCCGAATTCATGCGCGTGCTGAAACCGGACGGTTTCGCCGTGGTGCTGTGCCCCGATATTCTTTCGGTGGCACAGGCCATCACGAAAGGGTTTCTGGGACAAACCCTTTACATGTCGCCGGCGGGGCCGATTTCCGCCATCGACATCATGTACGGGTTTCAACACGACATCGAAAAGGGCAACCTATTCATGGCGCACAAGACGGCGTTCACCGCGCAGACCTTGGCCGCTGCGTTGGCGGCGGGAGGCTTTGCGGGTTCCGCAGTGGCGCGCGATCGCGGCTTTGGCCTTTATTCGGTCGCGACGAAAAACGCTTGGGACGAGGCTTTGATCAAGAACCTGATAGATGCGTTGCACCCCGCGGACGAGTACGTACTGGAGCGGCTGCGTTTCGGTTGTTATACCCCGTCGGTGTGA
- a CDS encoding pilin: protein MKKVQQGFTLIELMIVVAIIGILAAVALPAYQNYTIRAKVSELVLAASSARTCITEVYQSVGGASVPTTVAADCAITATGKVTGATVTDGGVVSVAGSTATTSVGAAVTVTLTPAVQSAAGTLTWKCTGSDTKYVPASCRA, encoded by the coding sequence ATGAAGAAGGTTCAACAGGGTTTTACGCTGATCGAACTGATGATTGTTGTGGCAATCATCGGCATTCTTGCGGCAGTCGCATTGCCTGCATACCAGAACTACACGATTCGCGCCAAGGTCTCGGAATTGGTGCTGGCTGCCAGTAGCGCGCGCACCTGCATCACCGAGGTCTATCAATCGGTCGGCGGCGCGTCGGTCCCGACGACCGTTGCAGCCGACTGCGCTATCACCGCCACTGGAAAGGTAACCGGCGCAACGGTGACGGACGGCGGCGTCGTCTCGGTGGCCGGCAGCACCGCTACGACTTCCGTCGGCGCCGCCGTCACAGTTACACTAACGCCGGCGGTCCAGTCGGCTGCCGGTACGCTGACCTGGAAATGCACCGGCTCCGACACCAAGTACGTCCCCGCATCCTGCCGCGCCTAA
- a CDS encoding nucleotidyltransferase domain-containing protein, whose protein sequence is MEAIHVRPLLLVPRAAEPAPIISTMRLTDTQATTIRQLTAELAGPSASVRLFGSRLDDGARGGDVDLFLEVPTPVDEPALLAARLAARVSRALDDRRVDVLISAPNLARLPIHELASKTGQSL, encoded by the coding sequence TTGGAAGCGATCCATGTCCGGCCCCTGCTCCTTGTCCCCCGCGCGGCGGAACCGGCACCTATAATTTCCACTATGCGACTCACCGACACTCAAGCGACGACGATTCGGCAATTGACTGCGGAACTGGCCGGCCCGTCTGCCAGCGTCCGCCTTTTCGGCTCGCGGCTCGACGACGGAGCGCGGGGGGGCGACGTAGACCTTTTTCTCGAGGTGCCGACGCCGGTCGATGAACCGGCATTGCTCGCTGCAAGGCTTGCCGCCCGTGTGTCGCGCGCTCTGGACGATCGCCGCGTCGACGTGCTGATCAGCGCGCCGAACCTCGCTCGTTTGCCGATCCATGAACTCGCATCGAAAACGGGGCAGAGCTTATGA
- the ampD gene encoding 1,6-anhydro-N-acetylmuramyl-L-alanine amidase AmpD has translation MKHLTDGWLAGAECCASPNFDVRPDCCDVRLVVVHAISLPPEEFGGPGVSQLFTNALDPAAHPYFATICDLRVSAHFFIRRDGLVMQFVSTDMRAWHAGVSNWRGRERCNDFSIGIELEGSDTQPFEPVQYERLAALVKVLRAHYPIDDVVGHSDIAPERKTDPGPFFDWERLRGLLAAPLGAPPRPDAGGGVPG, from the coding sequence GTGAAACACCTCACCGACGGTTGGCTCGCGGGCGCCGAGTGCTGCGCGTCGCCGAATTTCGACGTGCGGCCCGACTGCTGCGACGTGCGGCTCGTCGTCGTGCATGCGATCAGCCTGCCGCCCGAGGAGTTCGGCGGGCCGGGCGTGTCACAGCTCTTCACGAACGCGCTCGACCCGGCTGCGCACCCGTACTTTGCGACGATCTGCGACCTGCGGGTGTCGGCGCATTTCTTCATCCGCCGCGACGGCCTTGTCATGCAGTTCGTGTCGACGGACATGCGCGCGTGGCATGCAGGCGTGTCGAACTGGCGCGGGCGCGAACGCTGTAACGATTTCTCGATCGGCATCGAGCTCGAAGGCTCGGACACGCAGCCGTTCGAGCCGGTGCAGTACGAGCGGCTCGCGGCGCTCGTGAAGGTGCTGCGTGCGCATTACCCGATCGACGACGTCGTCGGGCATTCGGACATCGCCCCGGAGCGCAAGACCGATCCGGGGCCGTTCTTCGACTGGGAGAGGCTGCGGGGGCTGCTCGCAGCCCCCCTGGGTGCACCGCCGCGACCGGACGCAGGCGGTGGAGTGCCCGGCTGA
- a CDS encoding LutC/YkgG family protein — protein MNARENARAAILQSVRDALRRGPLDATQVAALDARVPRHTRPAHDEDLVARFMRKFESRAGTVEHVASRDAVPAAVEAYRLAHRLPQRAAVGAALKDLAWPEGWLIHHEAAGITEALAVSPALCGIAETGSLMLASGPDSPTTHNFVPDDHVVVLETARIVDHFEDAWDLLRARPQGMPRATNLISGPSRTADVEQTIQLGAHGPRRVHVILVG, from the coding sequence ATGAACGCAAGAGAGAACGCAAGAGCGGCCATCCTCCAGTCCGTCCGCGACGCGCTGCGGCGCGGTCCGCTCGACGCCACGCAGGTTGCCGCGCTCGACGCACGCGTGCCGCGGCACACCCGTCCGGCGCACGACGAAGACCTCGTCGCCCGCTTCATGCGCAAGTTCGAAAGCCGCGCCGGCACGGTCGAGCACGTCGCCTCCCGCGACGCGGTTCCCGCCGCGGTCGAAGCCTACCGGCTCGCGCACCGCCTGCCGCAGCGCGCCGCAGTGGGCGCCGCGCTGAAGGATCTCGCGTGGCCCGAGGGCTGGCTGATCCATCATGAAGCAGCCGGCATCACCGAGGCGCTCGCGGTGTCGCCCGCATTGTGCGGCATCGCCGAGACCGGCAGCCTGATGCTCGCGTCGGGCCCGGACAGCCCGACGACGCACAACTTCGTCCCCGACGACCACGTCGTCGTGCTCGAAACCGCTCGCATCGTCGACCACTTCGAGGACGCGTGGGACCTGCTGCGCGCCCGCCCGCAAGGCATGCCGCGCGCGACGAACCTCATCTCCGGCCCGTCGCGCACCGCCGACGTCGAGCAGACGATCCAGCTCGGCGCGCACGGCCCGCGCCGCGTGCATGTGATCCTCGTCGGCTGA
- a CDS encoding LutB/LldF family L-lactate oxidation iron-sulfur protein, whose translation MQIRSDEFKERSVFAIHDANLQTALGRARYGFVGKRALQVAELPEFEQLREEAKNLKNHVLDNLDHYLERYEAAVTKAGGQVHWARDAEEARKIILGICKRVDAKTVTKGKSMVSEEIDLNEALIDNGMEVVETDLGEYIIQLAHEPPSHIIAPAVHKTKDQVSDLFEAAHGGPRKTEVPDLVDEARRVLRDKYFRADVGITGGNFLVAETGSSIIVTNEGNGDLTQTLAKVHIVTSGIERVVPTLDDATLFLRLLARSATGQETETYTTISTGPRRADDLDGPEEYHVVLVDNGRSKMLAGRFRDMLRCIRCGACMNHCPVYGAVGGHAYGWVYPGPMGSVLTPLIKGLDAAYDLPNACTLNGRCQSVCPVKIPLPELLRELRHLQHQQNITPVMQKRALNVWRWVATRPKLYHAIEQVAARALSALSRRGRIRRLPLAGGWTDSRDLPAPPGRTFLELWQGKRGQK comes from the coding sequence ATGCAGATCCGCTCGGATGAATTCAAGGAACGCTCGGTCTTCGCGATCCACGACGCGAACCTGCAGACCGCGCTCGGGCGCGCGCGCTACGGCTTCGTCGGCAAGCGCGCGCTGCAGGTCGCCGAGCTGCCGGAATTCGAGCAGTTGCGCGAGGAAGCGAAGAACCTCAAGAACCACGTCCTCGACAACCTCGACCACTACCTCGAACGCTACGAGGCGGCGGTGACGAAGGCGGGCGGCCAGGTGCATTGGGCGCGCGATGCCGAGGAAGCGCGGAAGATCATCCTCGGCATCTGCAAGCGCGTCGACGCGAAGACGGTCACGAAAGGCAAGTCGATGGTGTCCGAGGAAATCGACCTCAACGAGGCGCTGATCGACAACGGCATGGAAGTCGTCGAGACCGATCTGGGCGAATACATCATCCAGCTCGCGCACGAGCCGCCGTCGCACATCATCGCGCCGGCGGTGCACAAGACGAAGGACCAGGTGTCGGACCTCTTCGAAGCGGCGCACGGCGGCCCGCGCAAGACCGAAGTGCCGGACCTCGTCGACGAGGCGCGCCGCGTGCTGCGCGACAAGTATTTCCGCGCCGACGTCGGCATCACCGGCGGCAACTTCCTCGTCGCCGAGACCGGCTCGTCGATCATCGTCACCAACGAAGGCAACGGCGACCTCACGCAGACGCTGGCGAAAGTGCATATCGTCACGTCCGGCATCGAGCGCGTCGTGCCGACGCTCGACGACGCGACGCTGTTCCTGCGCCTTCTGGCGAGGAGCGCGACCGGCCAGGAGACCGAGACCTATACGACGATCTCGACCGGCCCACGCCGCGCCGACGACCTCGACGGGCCCGAGGAATACCACGTCGTGCTGGTCGACAACGGCCGCTCGAAGATGCTCGCCGGGCGCTTCCGCGACATGCTGCGCTGCATCCGCTGCGGCGCGTGCATGAACCACTGCCCGGTGTATGGCGCGGTCGGCGGTCACGCCTATGGCTGGGTCTACCCGGGGCCGATGGGCTCGGTGCTGACGCCGCTGATCAAGGGCCTCGACGCCGCGTACGACCTGCCGAACGCCTGCACGCTGAACGGCCGCTGCCAGTCGGTGTGCCCGGTCAAGATCCCGCTGCCGGAACTGCTGCGCGAGCTGCGCCACCTGCAGCACCAACAGAACATCACGCCGGTGATGCAGAAGCGCGCGCTCAATGTCTGGCGCTGGGTCGCGACGCGGCCGAAGCTGTACCACGCGATCGAGCAGGTCGCCGCGCGCGCGCTGTCGGCCCTCAGTCGCCGCGGCCGCATCCGCCGCCTGCCGCTCGCGGGCGGCTGGACCGACTCGCGCGACCTGCCGGCGCCGCCCGGACGCACTTTTCTCGAACTGTGGCAAGGAAAGCGAGGCCAGAAATGA
- a CDS encoding (Fe-S)-binding protein — MTSSPTAGPRVGLFATCLMNLFRPNVGFSAVKLLEDAGCSVEVPASQTCCGQPGYNSGDYDAARALARQVIEAFEHFDYVVGPSGSCMATIRHDYPALFADDPQWLPRAEALSRKSFELLSFLADVRGAAVTVDARYAGTATYHDSCSGLRGLGIKGQPRALLGEVDGLKVKEMEDAEVCCGFGGTFCVKYPEISEKMVDDKVRNILATGADTLLGGDLGCLMNIAGRLKRIHAPVKVFHTAEVLAGFADGAGLADAPKESR, encoded by the coding sequence ATGACCTCATCGCCCACCGCCGGGCCCCGCGTCGGACTGTTCGCCACGTGTCTGATGAACCTGTTCCGCCCGAACGTCGGTTTTTCCGCGGTCAAGCTGCTCGAAGACGCGGGATGCAGCGTCGAGGTGCCGGCGAGCCAGACGTGCTGCGGCCAGCCCGGCTACAACAGCGGCGACTATGACGCGGCGCGCGCGCTGGCGCGGCAGGTCATCGAGGCGTTCGAGCATTTCGACTATGTCGTCGGGCCGTCCGGCTCGTGCATGGCGACGATCCGCCACGACTACCCCGCGCTCTTCGCTGACGACCCGCAGTGGCTACCGCGCGCCGAAGCGCTGTCGAGGAAGAGCTTCGAGCTGCTGTCGTTCCTCGCCGACGTGCGCGGCGCGGCAGTCACGGTCGATGCGCGCTACGCCGGCACCGCGACTTACCACGACTCGTGCTCCGGACTGCGCGGGCTCGGCATCAAAGGCCAGCCGCGCGCGCTGCTCGGCGAAGTCGACGGACTCAAGGTCAAGGAGATGGAAGACGCCGAAGTGTGCTGCGGCTTCGGCGGCACGTTCTGCGTCAAATACCCGGAAATTTCCGAGAAAATGGTCGATGACAAAGTGCGCAACATCCTCGCCACCGGCGCCGACACGCTGCTCGGTGGCGATCTGGGCTGCCTGATGAACATCGCCGGCCGGCTGAAGCGCATTCACGCCCCGGTCAAGGTGTTCCACACCGCCGAAGTGCTCGCCGGCTTCGCCGACGGGGCGGGTCTCGCCGACGCCCCGAAGGAGTCGCGCTGA